A genomic stretch from Penicillium digitatum chromosome 4, complete sequence includes:
- a CDS encoding oxidoreductase (Msc7), putative has protein sequence MSPPKGEDEFVTRPKSHLQETDSKQLSSILSPRISRPHTPRRMLSLLEALPVEIIEQIFLHSLNLNFPRASPFLCRALSGEHIYRALILLAFWNDALDNPRSKAIDRMMVPLEYVPLKLEERARLQEDIFKCRWCTADRVREQIPTMQILTIYRRWIDAGIVTEKDEQIAFEKLLARKDDSVRIFHGKGGPMKEFASMPPEFFRMAPNAMKGIHEYKLHILPMVTTEFQCVDVGLTVNLPALDLCKFPSHLLRGRRNGFLPEDVAFLEMLRITSCNWTPEKSSLSLSTLTKIDRKALNEGIQNAIRHQNFNAMLSLLKIDEFLFRYKAENQGRSVYYTIPSEHFLAVTRIGRNNPHLNLAFFEALLRASAESLPSWSSEITKWTVDNMELAKKNPSTYNQINGKFARWLSNFLLRLPAQVAYAHDFPTGQLFCNGQLDVMDLEGCRFVDEVLDPLREPMGNWMTESSFRTEDHWLKKSSPLPP, from the exons ATGAGCCCCCCAAAAGGCGAAGATGAATTCGTGACGCGGCCAAA GTCGCACCTTCAAGAAACCGATTCGAAGCAGCTTAGCTCGATCCTCTCG CCTAGAATCTCGCGCCCGCATACTCCCCGCCGGATGTTGTCCCTCCTCGAGGCTCTCCCGGTCGAGATCATCGAGCAGATCTTCCTGCACTCACTCAATTTAAACTTCCCCCGAGCTTCGCCATTCCTATGCCGCGCCCTCTCCGGCGAACACATCTACCGCGCTCTCATACTCCTTGCGTTTTGGAACGATGCACTCGACAACCCCCGTAGCAAGGCCATCGACCGCATGATGGTCCCGCTCGAATATGTCCCTCTCAAACTGGAAGAACGTGCCCGATTACAGGAAGACATTTTCAAGTGCAGGTGGTGTACCGCGGATCGCGTGCGTGAACAGATCCCGACAATGCAGATCCTGACTATCTACCGTCGCTGGATCGACGCCGGTATCGTGACGGAGAAAGACGAGCAGATTGCTTTTGAAAAACTACTAGCACGCAAGGATGACAGCGTCCGCATCTTCCACGGCAAGGGCGGGCCAATGAAGGAATTTGCTAGCATGCCCCCAGAGTTCTTCCGGATGGCCCCGAACGCGATGAAAGGCATTCACGAATACAAGCTCCACATCTTGCCAATGGTCACCACAGAGTTCCAATGTGTGGATGTGGGATTGACTGTCAATCTCCCTGCACTGGACCTGTGCAAATTCCCATCCCATCTCCTCCGAGGCCGCAGAAATGGTTTCCTTCCAGAAGACGTTGCTTTCCTGGAAATGCTGCGCATAACCTCGTGCAATTGGACCCCTGAAAAGAGCTCCTTGTCACTATCGACCTTGACAAAAATCGACCGCAAAGCTCTGAACGAAGGAATCCAGAATGCTATCCGTCACCAGAACTTCAACGCTATGCTCTCCCTCCTCAAGATAGACGAGTTCCTCTTCCGCTATAAAGCAGAGAACCAAGGCCGCAGCGTCTACTATACGATCCCATCCGAGCACTTCCTCGCTGTTACCCGCATCGGCCGCAACAACCCACATCTAAACTTGGCTTTCTTCGAGGCTCTCCTACGTGCTAGTGCGGAATCTTTGCCTAGCTGGTCGTCTGAGATCACGAAGTGGACTGTCGACAATATGGAACTCGCGAAGAAGAATCCGAGTACGTACAACCAGATTAATGGCAAGTTTGCGCGCTGGTTGTCGAATTTCCTGCTGCGTCTCCCTGCGCAGGTTGCGTATGCCCATGATTTCCCGACTGGCCAGCTGTTCTGTAATGGCCAGTTGGATGTCATGGATCTCGAGGGTTGCCGCTTTGTCGATGAGGTTCTTGATCCCTTACGTGAACCAATGGGAAATTGGATGACAGAAAGTTCATTCCGGACTGAGGATCATTGGCTGAAGAAATCCAGTCCTCTTCCTCCATGA
- a CDS encoding ATPase, F0 complex, subunit D, mitochondrial, with product MGPGPSDPLADHRCSRLESLPVEILQLIFLYSLEVNFPRASPSLSQALSTPLLYTWLIRLAFSSPNSGSREGFFTPDFLPPPLDFWALSWKERQKLQTDLLACRWCTFPLLRKCQREYVAHAIRRKCTGLVFHPDDQEVLSNLDPLFENLEACDWALLGRRGKGDLVIPAQLEETSRTPSSRTVDRKVAIWFHFGAVQIRKPYEIYHENDLFRLPCSGVIGPGRIPDKVLRSPWSDAQFEFLQLLSSDFYLDEDEARPDRSSEITYRLVRTRMIEPFRRLLRISFRAANCRVPVRWPLQHSHYSLVRRCGSGPGDPFANVILNERWHDMPTDAKQELLRYVESSSPNDGH from the coding sequence ATGGGCCCAGGCCCCTCCGATCCGTTGGCCGACCACCGGTGCTCGCGACTTGAGTCACTGCCCGTGGAAATCCTGCAGTTGATCTTTCTTTACAGCCTTGAGGTGAACTTCCCTCGCGCCTCACCAAGTCTCAGCCAAGCACTGTCTACCCCATTGCTCTATACATGGCTCATTCGGCTTGCATTTAGCAGTCCCAATTCAGGATCGCGAGAGGGCTTCTTTACCCCGGATTTCCTACCCCCGCCTTTGGATTTCTGGGCCTTGTCCTGGAAAGAGCGCCAAAAATTACAGACCGACCTGCTGGCATGTCGGTGGTGCACATTTCCTCTGCTCCGGAAATGCCAGCGTGAGTATGTTGCCCATGCCATCCGACGCAAATGTACCGGCCTGGTCTTCCACCCGGACGACCAAGAAGTGCTGTCAAATCTGGACCCACTATTCGAGAACCTAGAAGCCTGTGACTGGGCCCTACTCGGCCGGCGTGGGAAAGGGGATCTTGTAATCCCCGCACAGCTGGAGGAGACCTCGCGGACCCCGTCATCCCGCACCGTCGACCGCAAAGTGGCCATATGGTTCCATTTTGGCGCTGTTCAGATTCGTAAGCCCTACGAGATATACCACGAGAACGACCTCTTCCGGCTGCCGTGCTCAGGGGTTATTGGACCTGGTCGTATTCCAGACAAGGTCTTGCGTTCGCCCTGGTCAGATGCACAGTTTGAGTTCTTACAGCTGCTCTCTTCGGACTTCTACCtggacgaggatgaggcCAGGCCGGACCGATCTTCCGAAATTACGTATCGTCTTGTTCGAACACGCATGATAGAGCCCTTTCGTCGCTTACTGCGTATATCGTTCCGCGCTGCAAATTGTCGTGTCCCTGTGCGCTGGCCGCTACAGCATTCACATTATTCCCTTGTCCGGCGCTGTGGGAGTGGACCCGGGGATCCGTTTGCAAACGTTATTTTGAATGAGCGTTGGCATGATATGCCCACAGACGCAAAGCAGGAATTGTTGCGATATGTTGAGTCGTCCTCACCAAACGATGGACATTAA
- a CDS encoding ATP synthase D chain, mitochondrial, putative: MAARSAALKIDWAKVTTSLGLRGQTAISLQAFKKRNDEARRKVQVLSEQPQTVDFSYYRGILKNQAIIDELENHFKTFKPATYDVNRQLKAIDAFESQAVKNAEATKGKVEAELQNLQKTLENIETARPFEDLTVDEVAAAQPEIDEKTASLVSKGKWMPPGYKERFGDLSAV, encoded by the exons ATGGCTGCT CGCAGCGCCGCTCTCAAGATCGACTGGGCCAAGGTGACGACCTCCCTCGGCCTCCGCGGCCAGACCGCCATCTCTCTCCAAGCTTTCAAGAAGCGCAACGACGAGGCTCGCCGCAAGGTCCAGGTCCTGTCTGAGCAGCCCCAGACCGTTGACTTCAGCTACTACCGCGGCATCCTGAAGAACCAGGCTATCATCGACGAGCTCGAGAACCACTTCAAGACCTTCAAGCCCGCCACCTACGATGTCAACCGTCAGTTGAAGGCGATTGATGCCTTCGAGTCTCAGGCTGTTAAGAACGCCGAGGCTACCAAGGGCAAGGTTGAGGCCGAGCTGCAAAACCTGCAGAAGACCCTGGAGAACATCGAGACCGCCCGTCCCTTCGAAGATCTCACAGTC GACGAGGTTGCCGCCGCCCAGCCCGAGATTGACGAGAAGACCGCCTCCCTCGTCTCCAAGGGCAAGTGGATGCCCCCTGGCTACAAG GAGCGCTTCGGCGATCTGTCCGCTGTTTAA
- a CDS encoding Nascent polypeptide-associated complex (NAC) subunit, putative, which yields MCAGRAVWGWALANDFRVRSGAQLRTFNFNKIQPHSQQLDIYLSGLFTPQKWLIPASSESGSEAGDEPNIPAGASVAIHSRGEKKARKAIGKLGLKLVPGITRVTLRRPKNILFVVNQPEVYRSPNSNCWIIFGEAKIEDLNSQAQASAAQQLAASEAAGDHAGHDHEEILGKAKAPETEDKKEDEEDDGEEVDESNLESKDIELVMAQANVSRKKAVKALRENDNDIVNSIMALSI from the exons ATGTGTGCAGGGCGGGCAGTCTGGGGGTGGGCGCTCGCTAATGATTTTCGGGTTCGGTCTGGCGCACAGCTACGCACCTTCAACTTCAACAAAATCCAACCCCACTCACAACAGCTTGATATCTACCTCTCAG GCCTCTTTACACCGCAAAAATGGCTGATCCCCGC CTCCTCTGAGTCTGGCTCCGAGGCTGGCGATGAGCCCAACATTCCCGCCGGTGCCTCCGTCGCTATCCACTCCCGTGGTGAGAAGAAGGCTCGCAAGGCCATCGGCAAGCTCGGCTTGAAGCTTGTCCCTGGCATCACCCGTGTCACTCTCCGCCGTCCCAAGAAC ATTCTCTTCGTTGTTAACCAGCCCGAGGTTTACCGTTCCCCCAACAGCAACTGCTGGAT CATCTTCGGTGAGGCCAAGATTGAGGACCTGAACTCCCAGGCCCAGGCTTCCGCCGCCCAGCAGCTCGCTGCCTCCGAGGCCGCCGGTGACCACGCCGGTCACGACCACGAGGAGATTCTCGGCAAGGCCAAGGCCCCCGAGACCGAGGATAAgaaggaggatgaggaggatgatgGTGAGGAGGTTGATGAGTCCAACCTTGAGTCCAAGGATATCGAGCTGGTTATGGCACAAGCAAACGTTTCCCGCAAGAAGGCCGTCAAGGCTCTCCGGGAGAACGACAACGATATCGTTAACTCCATCATGGCTCTCAGCATATAA
- a CDS encoding 60S ribosomal eL14 domain-containing protein, giving the protein MHGLGPASGRLSENVASVGTSEFRDNSWTIELFRQPLLDSYPLSTNFAMADIDVKVASWKLVEVGRLVLIRSGPFEGKLAVIVEIVDHRRVLVDGPSTEEQKIVPRHVLPLAHATLTHFTIPKLPRAAGTGPVKKLWAKNEIDGKWAKSSFAQRTERSERRKNLSDFERFKVLRLRKQARYEVQKSHAKARAANKS; this is encoded by the exons ATGCACGGTCTCGG ACCTGCAAGTGGCCGGTTAAGCGAGAATGTTGCGAGTGTGGGCACATCCGAATTTCGAGACAATTCTTGGACAATTGAACTCTTTCGACAACCCCTTCTCGACTCATACCCCCTGTCGACC AATTTCGCCATGGCCGATATCGATGTCAAGGTCGCTTCGTGGAAGCTGGTTGAGGTTGGCCGCCTAGTGCTGATCCGCAGCGGACCCTTCGAGGGCAAGCTTGCTGTCATCGTTGAGATCGTGGACCACCGCCGT GTCCTGGTCGACGGTCCCTCCACCGAGGAGCAGAAGATCGTGCCCCGTCACGTTCTCCCCCTCGCTCACGCTACCCTCACTCACTTCACCATCCCCAAGCTTCCCCGTGCTGCCGGTACCGGCCCCGTCAAGAAGCTGTGGGCTAAGAACGAGATTGATGGCAAATGGGCCAAGAGCTCCTTCGCTCAGCGCACCGAACGCTCCGAGCGCCGCAAGAACCTGTCCGACTTCGAGCGTTTCAAGGTTCTGCGCCTCCGCAAGCAG GCTCGCTACGAGGTCCAGAAGTCCCACGCTAAGGCTCGTGCTGCCAACAAGTCATAG
- a CDS encoding ER to Golgi transport protein Yif1, translating into MYRGSFAPPPAQSPPLHHPVPQHVSTVPMMRSPPPQAPQQHPSAGYGGNPYQPSLSQGGSGSYAPGAPAFGGFMNEPTAQMGFQVGKSAMAAGQEYMENNFNRYVSIPALKHYFNVSNSYVLNKLILVLFPWRHKPWSRQQTRMAPTTGASGQILQQQYSSIFLPPRDDLNSPDLYIPVMALVTYILLSVLLAGFRGDFHPELLGSITTTAIAVIAFEILCLKLATYILSINNDSQLLDLVAYSGYKFVGIIITMVASQIFNPGQGTRGWVGWTVFAYTFLANAFFMLRSLKYVLLPDSTDSAMHAGSMQAVARSQRNRRGQFLFVYSYAVQFIFMWVLSRGRPSSAASAGSASS; encoded by the exons ATGTATCGGGGCTCTTTCGCTCCCCCGCCCGCGCAATCGCCGCCCCTTCACCACCCCGTCCCGCAACATGTCTCGACCGTCCCGATGATGCGTTCACCTCCACCACAAGCTCCCCAACAACACCCAAGTGCTGGATATGGCGGCAACCCTTACCAGCCGTCGCTATCCCAGGGTGGCAGTGGAAGCTATGCCCCGGGTGCTCCTGCATTCGGTGGGTTCATGAACGAACCCACGGCGCAGATGGGCTTCCAGGTTGGCAAAAGTGCAATGGCGGCTGGACAGGAGTATATGGAGAATAAC TTCAATCGCTATGTCTCTATACCCGCTCTCAAGCACTACTTTAACGTTTCCAACTCCTACGTCCTGAACAAGCTGATCCTTGTCCTCTTCCCCTGGCGACACAAACCCTGGTCCAGACAGCAAACTCGAATGGCTCCAACCACCGGTGCAAGTGGTCAAATCCTGCAGCAACAATATTCGTCAATTTTCCTGCCTCCTCGGGACGACCTGAACTCGCCGGACCTGTATATTCCTGTCATGGCCTTGGTCACATATATTCTGTTGTCGGTGTTGCTGGCTGGATTTCGGGGCGATTTCCACCCTGAGCTTCTGGGGTCGATCACCACCACGGCCATTGCAGTGATCGCCTTCGAGATTTTATGCTTAAAGCTGGCGACGTACATTTTGAGCATCAATAATGATTCGCAGCTGCTGGACTTGGTGGCGTACTCGGGCTACAAGTTCGTTGgaatcatcatcaccatggTGGCGTCTCAGATCTTCAACCCCGGACAAGGGACAAGGGGCTGGGTCGGGTGGACGGTGTTTGCATACACGTTTTTGGCCAATGCGTTCTTCATG CTTCGCTCGCTGAAATATGTATTGCTTCCCGATTCGACTGACTCAGCCATGCATGCCGGTTCGATGCAGGCCGTGGCTCGTTCCCAGCGCAATCGACGCGGTCAGTTCTTGTTCGTATACTCCTACGCGGTTCAGTTCATCTTCATGTGGGTGCTCAGTCGCGGGAGACCGTCCTCCGCGGCATCTGCCGGCTCTGCATCGTCATAA
- a CDS encoding Signal sequence receptor alpha subunit, putative, which produces MLETFEILTTSGVVLWSKAYAPVGAHVINSLINDVFIEEKVVPQNVTADGISPAFKKEKYTLKWKRVKEFDLIFVAVYQSLLHLGWIDKLLENISTIFIDLYKDQVKGNRVRIQTYRFDQYFEQQVRELEDNTGGFVEEHVPEMGDKKDPLVSSDNGGPPPPPVPGLVKAQPRAALAGATSDEGTPPGTPEISRSSTPQGHLLTAKAGPGGRGSRRSRKAANSSANASSGDEVRKGKPAKTPVKKMRRWDASGMADEDDGEILDYSAPAEEGEAAAPAVEAVSEDDWGRRTGKGQFVLKELGEEVQSILDQADAEKSKATVSSGVVGSGFNAIGGFFRNIVGGKVLTESDLEKPLKAMEEHLLKKNVAREAAVRLCEGVKREMIGKKTGNFQSTDAALHVAMESSLRKILTPTSSLDLLREINAVVAPTTKQQAPRPYVMSIVGVNGVGKSTNLSKICYFLLQNKYRVLIAACDTFRSGAVEQLRVHADRLKELSVRENTGDVEIYQKGYGKDAANVAKDAVDYAAANKFDVVLIDTAGRRHNDQRLMSSLEKFAKFANPDKIFMVGEALVGTDSVMQARNFNQAFGTGRNLDGFIISKCDTVGDMVGTLVSMVHATGIPIVFLGVGQHYGDLRGLSVPWAVSLLMK; this is translated from the exons ATGTTGGAGACTTTTGAAATTTTGACGACATCGGGCGTGGTGCTCTGGTCTAAGGCGTACGCTCCAGTCGGCGCACATGTCATTAACAGCCTGATCAACGATGTCTTTATCGAGGAGAAGGTTGTGCCACAGAATGTGACAGCTGATGGAATCTCGCCGGCATTCAAGAAGGAGAAATACACACTGAAATGGAAGAGAGTCAAGGAATTCGATTTGATCTTCGTG GCCGTCTACCAATCTCTACTCCACCTTGGCTGGATCGACAAACTTCTTGAGAACATTTCGACGATCTTTATCGATCTCTACAAGGACCAGGTGAAGGGAAACCGCGTGAGAATCCAGACCTATCGCTTCGACCAATACTTTGAACAGCAAGTTCGGGAGCTTGAAGACAACACTGGTGGCTTTGTAGAGGAGCATGTGCCAGAGATGGGTGACAAGAAAGACCCGCTTGTTTCGTCGGACAATGGAGGcccaccgccgccaccggTACCTGGCCTGGTGAAAG CGCAGCCTAGAGCTGCGCTAGCCGGGGCAACCTCTGATGAGGGTACGCCACCAGGTACACCAGAAATTTCTAGATCTTCGACCCCTCAGGGTCATCTTCTTACAGCGAAAGCCGGGCCTGGAGGTCGCGGTTCCCGGCGTTCCCGCAAGGCTGCCAACTCAAGCGCCAACGCATCGTCTGGCGATGAAGTCCGGAAGGGAAAGCCTGCCAAGACCCCTGTGAAGAAGATGCGCAGATGGGATGCCAGTGGGATGgcagatgaagatgatggagagATCCTTGATTATTCTGCCCCTGCGGAAGAAGGAGAGGCTGCCGCTCCTGCAGTGGAAGCTGTCTCCGAGGATGATTGGGGACGTCGAACTGGCAAGGGCCAATTCGTGCTGAAGGAGTTAGGCGAGGAAGTTCAATCCATCTTGGACCAAGCTGATGCGGAGAAGTCCAAGGCCACTGTTTCGTCGGGTGTCGTTGGCTCCGGGTTCAATGCAATTGGTGGCTTCTTCCGTAACATTGTTGGAGGAAAGGTTCTGACAGAATCTGATCTCGAGAAGCCTCTCAAGGCGATGGAAGAACaccttttgaagaagaacgTCGCCCGCGAAGCTGCTGTTCGGCTCTGCGAGGGTGTCAAACGTGAGATGATTGGCAAAAAGACTGGCAACTTCCAGAGTACTGATGCCGCATTGCATGTGGCCATGGAATCCTCTCTGCGGAAGATCCTGACGCCGACTTCTTCTTTGGATTTGCTGCGGGAGATCAACGCCGTGGTTGCTCCCACCACCAAACAGCAGGCGCCTCGTCCATACGTCATGTCTATCGTTGGTGTCAACGGCGTTGGAAAGTCGACCAACCTGAGTAAGATCTGTTACTTCTTACTTCAAAACAAATACCGCGTTCTTATTGCAGCATGCGATACCTTCCGTTCCGGTGCCGTGGAGCAGCTCCGCGTGCACGCTGATCGCTTGAAGGAATTGAGCGTCCGCGAGAATACAGGCGACGTAGAGATCTACCAAAAGGGTTACGGCAAGGACGCAGCCAACGTTGCCAAGGATGCAGTTGACTACGCTGCGGCCAACAAATTTGATGTTGTTTTGATCGATACTGCCGGCCGTCGGCATAATGACCAGCGGCTAATGTCCTCGCTTGAGAAATTCGCCAAGTTTGCTAATCCAGACAAGATTTTCATGGTCGGTGAGGCTCTGGTTGGCACGGACAGCGTCATGCAGGCCCGCAACTTCAACCAGGCATTTGGCACGGGCAGGAATTTGGACGGCTTCATAATCAGTAAGTGTGACACCGTCGGTGACATGGTGGGAACCCTGGTTAGCATGGTCCATGCCACGGGAATCCCCATTGTGTTTTTGGGCGTTGGACAACACTACGGAGATCTGCGAGGGCTGAGTGTTCCCTGGGCAGTTAGTCTATTGATGAAGTAG
- a CDS encoding MFS transporter, putative → MTGPDRASLNRRSSTQHYQTFDTPPPKSRGRPNSGQSESSADGSHDPHHDIVDTTGMSSPLPKRQMAVLAMIALAEQTALNSISPYLPDMASTFPEVEPTQVGVYVGSIASAFALAQFSTNYFWGWLSDRVGRKPVILLGTFLTALCFVAFGFCKTLVQAIVVQALMGVVNGNQGLVSTCLGEITDRSNQSQAFTYLPVIYGIGGITGPLLGGLLVFDTNPFTGNQNPYPYLAPNILSAVVLLMDFVFTALFLEESLEDADSLPKIRKKVRSLFTWLWQFTGNARHPTYLEVPQAVPHSRRDLETEDHDSDLDSASEVSSIPGHHEELSWDEIFTRDTLLLLLTYLIFAFCNVSFNSLFPIFAQAEPPAGRSLTPSEIGLAQGFAGIVTIIFQICIFNRLRDKMGNRWSYRAGLFGFVVSFILMPFIGYKSKTTKGLTGKSAIMAIELCLVLLIKTIASVGGLTSALLLVTNSAPNHAVLGALNGLAQTLSAAGRAVGPFLSGGLFSLTAKIQPKGEALTFGVFGAVSFIGFIMSFGIRGRSLEAEGWGEDSEDGDKSDDDDPTGV, encoded by the exons ATGACGGGTCCAGACCGGGCTTCGCTCAATCGTCGCTCCTCCACGCAGCATTACCAGACCTTCGATACTCCACCGCCCAAGTCGCGCGGGCGACCTAACTCGGGCCAGTCCGAGTCCTCTGCTGACGGCTCACACGATCCCCACCATGACATAGTTGATACCACGGGGATGTCATCGCCGCTGCCAAAAAGGCAAATGGCAGTGCTTGCGATGATTGCACTGGCGGAGCAAACGGCGTTGAACTCAATCAGTCCATACCTCCCGGATATGGCTTCGACATTCCCCGAAGTAGAACCGACCCAGGTGGGTGTTTACGTGGGCAGCATTGCATCGGCCTTCGCGCTGGCTCAATTCAGCACCAACTATTTTTGGGGCTGGTTATCGGATCGTGTTGGTCGCAAGCCGGTGATCCTGCTTGGCACCTTTCTGACTGCGCTGTGCTTCGTTGCATTCGGATTTTGCAAGACTCTTGTGCAAGCTATAGTTGTGCAGGCGTTGATGGGTGTGGTGAATGGCAACCAGGGTTTGGTGTCCACCTGCCTCGGAGAAATCACCGACCGAAGCAACCAGTCTCAGGCTTTTACCTACCTCCCAGTAATATACGGAATCGGAGGTATAACGGGACCCCTCTTAGGAGGACTCCTTGTTTTTGATACGAACCCTTTTACTGGAAACCAAAACCCGTACCCCTATCTCGCACCAAACATACTGTCCGCTGTTGTCCTTCTGATGGATTTCGTTTTCACAGCTCTGTTCCTGGAAGAGAGCCTCGAAGACGCAGACAGTCTTCCCAAGATCAGAAAAAAAGTGCGTAGCCTCTTCACATGGCTGTGGCAGTTCACCGGCAACGCCCGCCATCCGACCTATCTAGAAGTCCCGCAAGCCGTGCCTCACAGCCGCCGCGATTTAGAGACTGAGGATCACGACAGTGATCTAGACTCCGCGTCTGAGGTGTCAAGCATCCCTGGCCACCACGAAGAACTCTCTTGGGATGAGATCTTCACTCGAGATACACTACTTCTTCTTTTGACCTACCTAATCTTTGCGTTTTGCAACGTTTCTTTCAACTCGCTGTTCCCAATTTTCGCGCAAGCTGAGCCCCCAGCCGGACGGTCGCTCACCCCGTCCGAGATCGGCCTCGCTCAAGGGTTTGCTGGAATTGTGACGATCATTTTCCAGATCTGCATCTTCAACCGTCTGCGAGACAAGATGGGCAATCGCTGGTCTTACCGCGCAGGCCTATTTGGCTTTGTAGTTTCATTTATATTGATGCCCTTCATTGGGTACAAGAGCAAGACCACCAAGGGTCTGACTGGCAAGTCGGCCATCATGGCTATCGAACTTTGCCTCGTGTTGCTGATCAAGACCATTGCCTCCGTGGGTGGATTGACCAGCGCTCTGCTTCTG GTCACAAATTCGGCACCTAACCATGCCGTCCTCGGCGCTTTGAATGGTCTTGCACAGACTCTCTCCGCAGCGGGACGTGCAGTGGGTCCATTCCTCTCCGGAGGACTCTTCTCCCTCACGGCCAAGATCCAGCCCAAGGGAGAGGCCCTGACATTCGGTGTCTTTGGTGCCGTCTCCTTTATTGGATTCATCATGAGCTTCGGCATCCGCGGTCGTTCACTCGAAGCAGAGGGCTGGGGCGAGGACAGTGAGGACGGAGACAAGTCGGATGACGACGATCCGACGGGTGTTTGA